A window from Peromyscus eremicus chromosome 1, PerEre_H2_v1, whole genome shotgun sequence encodes these proteins:
- the LOC131899039 gene encoding MAPK-interacting and spindle-stabilizing protein-like, giving the protein MGSNQPVVLFCLGHNFLYEADLKQSACSGWFSIACLFGFITTMRHATGSDLAGKMSDEFLLAYVLPEQSPARNSAVSNAKAGQAPQGWPGSGPRSIISAPPAVLSGLPPSIAPSAVSFGPAPTGMYPSIPPTGPPPESPASLLLSGPSCLQPSGPYSAPAVRGPGPTGPYATPNIPFPELPKPYGAPADPAAAGTLGTRGSMSSGLWASGIGGQHPNMPYSSPGPHPTALPPVSGAPPVPWGTVPPGAWGPPASYPAPAGSYPMPGSHSAPNNPYQMMEPSGPSGAPSVPGGPQKTNEVPGGSRPDASNQESTPESTPETTGQMKQLKVDDKPIKRRRSKRKRKPVTWGDIKTLTHEAETLGKQQGHNTTDPKMMLLCLMTILHVNSQRVSSESE; this is encoded by the coding sequence ATGGGATCTAATCAaccagttgttttgttttgtttagggcACAATTTCCTTTATGAAGCAGACTTAaagcagtcagcttgctcaggcTGGTTCTCCATTGCCTGTCTCTTTGGATTCATTACCACTATGCGTCATGCCACAGGTTCAGATCTTGCCGGGAAAATGTCAGATGAATTTTTGTTGGCGTATGTGCTGCCTGAACAGTCCCCTGCCAGAAACTCTGCTGTGAGCAATGCAAAAGCTGGCCAAGCTCCTCAAGGCTGGCCGGGCTCCGGCCCTCGGAGTATCATAAGTGCTCCACCTGCTGTGCTGTCTGGACTCCCACCAAGTATAGCACCCTCCGCTGTATCTTTTGGACCAGCACCAACAGGAATGTATCCGTCCATCCCTCCAACTGGACCACCACCAGAATCTCCAGCATCCCTTCTTCTTTCTGGACCTTCATGTCTCCAACCTAGTGGCCCTTATTCAGCCCCTGCTGTACGAGGCCCTGGTCCCACAGGGCCTTATGCTACACCAAATATACCCTTTCCAGAGCTACCCAAGCCGTATGGTGCACCCGCGGATCCAGCTGCAGCTGGTACTTTAGGTACACGGGGATCCATGTCTTCTGGACTTTGGGCATCAGGAATAGGAGGGCAGCATCCTAATATGCCATATTCATCTCCAGGACCACATCCCACTGCCCTTCCTCCAGTGTCGGGAGCACCGCCTGTTCCATGGGGCACTGTGCCACCGGGAGCCTGGGGACCACCAGCATCATATCCTGCCCCTGCAGGATCATATCCCATGCCAGGATCCCATTCTGCTCCGAATAATCCTTACCAAATGATGGAGCCCTCAGGACCTTCTGGTGCTCCATCAGTGCCTGGTGGCCCACAGAAAACGAACGAAGTCCCAGGTGGCTCCCGTCCTGATGCATCCAACCAAGAGAGCACCCCGGAGAGCACCCCGGAGACCACCGGACAAATGAAGCAGCTGAAGGTAGATGACAAACCCATCAAGAGGAGACGTtctaagaggaagaggaagccagtAACTTGGGGAGACATCAAGACTTTAACTCATGAAGCTGAGACCTTGGGGAAACAACAAGGACACAATACTACTGACCCCAAAATGATGCTGTTATGTTTAATGACTATATTACATGTTAATTCTCAGCGTGTCAGTTCAGAATCTGAATGA